A single region of the Saprospiraceae bacterium genome encodes:
- a CDS encoding Nramp family divalent metal transporter: MIAIFTIFTFVSLFFLNATPYAIHWADIESGLQFKLPKEAVAVAFGAFGITGVGGDEIIAYTYWCLEKGYAAKTGPSEATEDYENRAKGWMKVMYLDAILAMVVYTLVTAAFYLLGAAVLHAQGEIPAGYQMVETLSSMYTESLGPGARTAFMLGAFIVLFSTLFAALAAWTRQFSDVFGQIGWIDFFDLKQRQKSIAILAWVFPVLWGAFFLFIEMPVLMVLTGGIVGSLILFLVVFAAWHFRYRRTADRFRPSKVYDVFFWVSVVSIILVGVYGLSKLFY; this comes from the coding sequence ATGATTGCTATTTTTACGATTTTCACCTTTGTTTCCTTGTTTTTTTTGAATGCTACACCTTACGCTATTCATTGGGCTGATATTGAATCCGGTTTGCAATTCAAACTGCCCAAAGAAGCCGTTGCGGTTGCTTTTGGCGCCTTTGGAATAACGGGTGTGGGCGGAGATGAGATCATTGCCTATACCTATTGGTGTCTCGAAAAAGGTTATGCTGCAAAAACGGGTCCATCAGAAGCAACGGAAGACTATGAAAATCGCGCAAAAGGCTGGATGAAGGTAATGTACCTCGATGCGATTTTGGCCATGGTGGTATACACCTTAGTGACAGCTGCTTTTTATCTCTTGGGTGCAGCGGTTTTGCATGCACAGGGAGAAATCCCCGCAGGCTATCAAATGGTGGAGACGCTATCCAGTATGTATACAGAGAGCTTGGGCCCAGGTGCGCGAACGGCCTTTATGCTTGGGGCTTTTATCGTCCTTTTTTCTACCCTTTTTGCCGCATTGGCAGCTTGGACACGCCAGTTTTCGGATGTTTTTGGGCAAATTGGCTGGATTGACTTCTTTGATCTAAAGCAAAGGCAAAAATCTATAGCTATTTTGGCTTGGGTGTTTCCGGTGCTTTGGGGGGCTTTTTTCCTTTTTATAGAAATGCCGGTCTTAATGGTACTCACTGGCGGAATAGTGGGTTCACTCATTCTTTTTCTAGTGGTTTTTGCGGCCTGGCATTTTCGGTATCGGCGAACAGCAGATCGTTTTAGGCCATCTAAGGTATATGATGTGTTTTTTTGGGTGAGTGTGGTTTCTATTATACTCGTAGGGGTATATGGACTTTCAAAGCTGTTCTACTAA
- a CDS encoding Nramp family divalent metal transporter gives MKQDPYLLSKDRIAPPPTSFREKLSFLGPGFVLSASIVGSGELIATTTLGAQAGFITFWVILVSCLVKVTVQLEFGRHTILTGETAMQAFNKLPGPKLGKARWIVWLFFFLMVIKILQVGGVLGGVAIILNLAFPAVSLFVWVTIIAIAVALMIFEAIMALSRSFHSS, from the coding sequence ATGAAACAAGATCCATACTTACTGAGCAAAGACCGAATTGCTCCTCCTCCTACCAGTTTTCGAGAAAAATTATCTTTTCTTGGCCCTGGATTTGTGCTTTCAGCCTCCATTGTCGGATCCGGGGAATTAATTGCTACCACGACCTTGGGTGCCCAAGCTGGATTTATTACCTTTTGGGTGATCCTGGTTAGCTGTTTGGTCAAGGTCACGGTACAATTGGAATTTGGTCGACACACCATTTTGACCGGCGAAACGGCGATGCAGGCATTTAATAAATTGCCTGGACCCAAACTAGGCAAAGCTCGCTGGATTGTCTGGCTCTTTTTCTTTTTGATGGTCATTAAAATATTGCAGGTAGGAGGGGTATTAGGAGGTGTTGCGATCATTCTTAACCTTGCTTTTCCCGCTGTTTCTCTATTTGTATGGGTAACGATTATTGCCATAGCCGTAGCTTTAATGATTTTTGAGGCTATTATGGCTTTATCGAGAAGTTTTCACTCCTCATGA
- a CDS encoding cytochrome c peroxidase has translation MKIFNTTPQGLLVPIYFCLLCLTACKKEIVEPIDIDFELRQTLEAIAPNQSMSYFELPASDDFSNIPQDPKNPITAAKVKLGNMLFHETGLAQAAMLNMGKNTYSCASCHFAGAGFQAGRHQGVGEGGIGFGKNGEGRVVAAEYKVEELDVQPIRTPSAMNGAFQKVTLWNGQFGATGPNEGTDYAWTPDTPLEANHLGYEGLETQAIAGLKVHRLEINRDLLESLGYILSFNEAFPDVTPSFRYSREMAGLAIAAYERTILANKAPFQQWLKGDVNAITEEEKHGALLFFGKANCASCHTGPALNSMEFYALGMKDLIDCNLPTMGTSHTDKANLGRASFTNHPWDFYKFKVPQLYNLTDSPFYGHGSSFRTVKEVVIYKNEAVPENQNVLDSQLPETFKPLYLSEQEIDQLTAFLENSLRDPDLGRYQPYQVLSGNCIPNNDNQSATDLGCK, from the coding sequence ATGAAAATTTTCAACACTACTCCACAAGGCCTTTTAGTCCCTATTTACTTTTGTTTGCTATGTTTAACGGCTTGTAAAAAAGAAATCGTTGAACCCATTGACATCGATTTTGAATTACGGCAAACCTTAGAAGCTATAGCGCCCAACCAAAGTATGTCATACTTTGAATTACCTGCAAGTGATGATTTTTCCAATATTCCTCAAGATCCCAAAAACCCTATCACGGCTGCAAAGGTCAAATTGGGTAACATGTTATTTCACGAAACGGGCCTGGCACAAGCGGCCATGTTGAATATGGGGAAAAACACTTATTCCTGTGCTTCCTGTCATTTTGCTGGCGCTGGCTTCCAGGCTGGCCGCCACCAAGGTGTTGGAGAAGGAGGTATTGGTTTTGGGAAAAATGGAGAAGGGAGAGTCGTTGCAGCTGAATATAAAGTCGAAGAATTAGACGTTCAGCCTATCAGAACGCCATCTGCCATGAATGGTGCCTTTCAAAAAGTCACCCTCTGGAATGGCCAATTTGGCGCAACTGGCCCGAATGAGGGTACCGATTATGCCTGGACACCAGACACCCCTCTCGAAGCTAATCACCTTGGATATGAAGGGCTCGAAACACAGGCTATTGCCGGATTGAAAGTACATCGACTGGAAATTAACAGGGATTTACTGGAATCGCTGGGCTATATTTTGTCTTTCAATGAGGCATTTCCTGATGTCACCCCCTCTTTCCGATATTCTCGAGAAATGGCAGGTTTAGCCATAGCGGCTTATGAAAGAACCATCCTTGCCAATAAAGCGCCCTTCCAACAATGGTTGAAAGGAGATGTAAATGCCATCACAGAAGAAGAAAAACATGGTGCACTTCTGTTTTTTGGTAAGGCCAATTGTGCCAGTTGCCATACCGGCCCAGCCTTGAACAGTATGGAATTTTATGCACTTGGAATGAAAGATTTAATAGATTGCAATTTACCTACAATGGGGACTTCACATACGGATAAAGCCAACCTTGGGCGAGCTAGTTTCACCAACCATCCTTGGGATTTCTATAAATTCAAAGTACCTCAATTGTATAATTTAACCGATTCTCCTTTTTATGGCCACGGTAGTAGTTTTAGGACCGTTAAGGAGGTCGTCATCTACAAGAATGAAGCGGTCCCTGAAAATCAAAATGTATTAGATAGTCAATTACCTGAAACCTTTAAACCGCTTTATTTATCAGAACAGGAGATCGATCAATTAACAGCCTTTCTTGAAAATTCACTTAGGGATCCCGATTTGGGTAGGTACCAGCCCTATCAAGTGCTTTCAGGCAATTGTATTCCCAATAATGACAATCAATCTGCTACTGACTTAGGCTGCAAATAG
- a CDS encoding VIT domain-containing protein, whose translation MKTSITALLCALLFSPIWAQNTNEDKTLSPYFMVIGGQEGVDQMPLQSTSAEVNIAGVIADVKITQVYKNEGQKPLEAIYVFPASTKAAVYDMVMKIGSRTIQAEIRERNQAKREYEEAKSEGKRVSLLEQERPNVFQMKVANIQPGDEIEVVLKYTELLVPENGVYAFVYPTVVGPRYAKQSANSSPDQYVATPYQRKGETPLYDFNLNLYLSAGLPIQHIQSTSHKVKVNYEGQKAAEIALDKSEKNGGNRDFILQYQLAGGQIESGLLLYEHEKENYFLMMVQPPKRVAPEQIPPREYVFIVDVSGSMSGFPLDVSKQLLRNLILGLRPSDRFNVLLFAGTSGWLAEEPIAANAENIEKAIRVIDQQRGGGGTELLPAMEKALAMPRCEDGLSRSIVVVTDGYINVEQETFDLIRSRLNEANLFTFGIGAGVNRYLLEGMAHVGMGEPLIITSPTGAPAQAEKFRQYISTPVLSQVHTSFNGFKVYDTHPSAVPDVLAERPILVFGKWKGEAKGSITVNGHTGEGVFSKTFNVAETVPSRKNAALRYLWAREKIRLLDDYNQIDLSDERIAEVTQLGLDYNLMTAYTSFIAVDNEVVKNEKGELVTVKQTLPLPEGVENMAIGFDVAIEGVVRSSKASKTRSLKLMIDAIQSDDAFIQTQAFKKELQLYLDSLTYCQAPDQMATLSLKITIDKTGKITKVESISLKIDEVFSQCLEKALMGHLFSSQPGASMASLQLDLILK comes from the coding sequence ATGAAAACATCGATCACAGCATTGCTATGCGCATTGCTTTTTAGTCCCATCTGGGCACAAAACACCAATGAAGACAAAACCCTTTCACCTTATTTTATGGTCATAGGTGGTCAGGAAGGCGTCGATCAAATGCCACTACAATCGACTAGCGCTGAAGTAAATATTGCAGGAGTCATTGCGGATGTCAAGATTACACAAGTGTATAAAAATGAAGGTCAAAAGCCACTAGAAGCCATTTATGTATTCCCCGCTTCTACCAAAGCCGCAGTGTACGATATGGTCATGAAAATTGGAAGCAGAACCATCCAGGCTGAAATCCGGGAACGCAACCAGGCGAAAAGGGAATACGAGGAAGCCAAGTCTGAAGGCAAGCGCGTTTCTTTATTGGAACAAGAACGCCCCAATGTCTTTCAAATGAAGGTGGCCAATATCCAGCCTGGAGACGAAATTGAAGTGGTATTAAAGTACACCGAATTATTAGTGCCGGAAAATGGCGTTTATGCATTCGTTTACCCAACAGTCGTTGGCCCACGTTATGCCAAACAATCGGCTAACAGTTCTCCTGATCAGTATGTAGCTACGCCTTACCAACGAAAAGGGGAGACACCGCTTTATGATTTTAATTTGAATTTATACTTATCTGCCGGTTTACCCATTCAACATATCCAGAGTACAAGCCATAAAGTGAAGGTTAATTATGAAGGCCAGAAAGCAGCAGAGATTGCCTTGGACAAAAGTGAAAAAAATGGCGGCAATCGCGATTTTATCCTTCAATACCAATTAGCAGGCGGACAAATCGAATCAGGTTTATTATTGTATGAACACGAAAAGGAAAACTATTTCCTAATGATGGTTCAGCCGCCAAAACGGGTGGCTCCTGAGCAAATTCCACCTCGCGAATATGTTTTTATAGTGGATGTTTCTGGGTCGATGAGCGGCTTCCCTTTGGATGTTTCCAAACAACTATTGCGAAACCTCATCCTTGGCCTGCGACCTTCCGACCGCTTCAATGTGTTGTTGTTCGCCGGGACTTCCGGCTGGTTGGCAGAGGAACCCATTGCAGCGAATGCGGAAAATATAGAAAAAGCCATTCGGGTGATTGACCAACAACGTGGTGGCGGTGGGACGGAATTGCTGCCAGCCATGGAAAAGGCCCTGGCGATGCCACGTTGTGAAGATGGCCTTTCTCGTTCCATTGTGGTCGTTACGGATGGCTATATTAATGTAGAGCAAGAAACTTTTGATCTCATCCGCAGTCGCCTGAACGAGGCTAACCTTTTTACCTTTGGTATAGGCGCTGGGGTCAACCGATATCTCTTGGAAGGTATGGCGCATGTTGGCATGGGCGAACCCCTGATCATCACCTCTCCTACTGGTGCGCCGGCCCAAGCGGAAAAATTCCGACAGTATATTAGCACCCCTGTTTTATCCCAAGTGCATACTTCTTTCAATGGGTTTAAGGTATATGACACCCATCCAAGCGCTGTTCCTGATGTATTGGCCGAGCGTCCTATTTTGGTTTTTGGAAAATGGAAAGGGGAAGCCAAAGGAAGCATCACGGTTAATGGACATACTGGCGAAGGTGTTTTCAGCAAAACATTTAATGTCGCGGAGACTGTCCCTTCCAGGAAAAATGCTGCCTTGCGCTATCTCTGGGCCCGAGAAAAAATTCGCTTATTAGATGATTACAATCAAATAGACCTAAGTGATGAGCGTATTGCCGAGGTCACCCAATTGGGTCTGGATTATAACCTGATGACGGCCTATACCTCCTTCATTGCCGTGGATAACGAGGTCGTTAAAAATGAAAAAGGGGAACTAGTCACCGTAAAACAAACCCTGCCGCTACCAGAAGGGGTAGAAAACATGGCGATAGGATTTGATGTAGCCATCGAAGGCGTTGTCAGGAGCAGCAAGGCCTCAAAAACGCGATCTCTAAAATTAATGATTGATGCTATTCAATCTGATGACGCCTTCATCCAAACCCAAGCTTTTAAAAAGGAACTACAACTTTACCTGGATAGTTTGACGTATTGTCAAGCCCCAGATCAAATGGCGACATTATCCTTGAAAATTACAATAGACAAGACAGGGAAAATCACTAAAGTTGAGTCGATTTCCCTAAAAATCGATGAAGTTTTCAGCCAATGTTTGGAAAAAGCATTAATGGGGCACCTCTTCTCTTCGCAGCCTGGAGCTTCAATGGCAAGCCTACAACTTGACCTTATCCTTAAATAG
- a CDS encoding DsbA family protein produces the protein MDQLQHKSNSSKGAIIYLADPMCSWCYGFREEVTRLKEHYATQFDFYLIMGGLRPGGGDPWNQKMKDFLRHHWEQVEKASGQAFKYDLFEREHFHYDTEPACRAVRIVRDLAPSQELPFFKAVQYRFYYENEDPGEIAFYQPICEEMGIDFSSFSHLFPTEQYKALTRQDFEQAMQWGIRGFPSIVIRWKEKLGCLTQGFARFDDMEKRMELLLNKLSL, from the coding sequence ATGGATCAACTTCAGCATAAAAGTAATAGTTCCAAAGGAGCCATCATTTACCTGGCTGACCCTATGTGTTCCTGGTGTTATGGTTTTCGGGAAGAAGTGACTCGTTTGAAAGAACACTATGCCACTCAATTCGATTTTTACCTGATCATGGGCGGACTCCGGCCCGGTGGCGGCGATCCCTGGAATCAGAAAATGAAAGATTTTTTACGTCATCATTGGGAACAAGTGGAAAAAGCAAGTGGACAAGCCTTTAAGTATGATTTGTTCGAACGAGAACATTTTCATTACGATACAGAACCCGCTTGTAGAGCTGTACGAATCGTTCGCGATTTGGCACCCAGTCAGGAATTGCCTTTTTTCAAGGCGGTACAGTACCGGTTTTATTATGAAAATGAAGACCCGGGTGAAATAGCCTTTTACCAGCCGATTTGTGAGGAAATGGGCATTGATTTTTCCTCATTTAGCCACTTGTTTCCAACGGAACAATACAAGGCATTGACTCGACAAGACTTTGAGCAGGCCATGCAATGGGGCATTCGAGGCTTTCCTAGTATCGTCATTCGCTGGAAAGAAAAACTAGGATGCTTAACCCAGGGATTTGCTCGATTCGACGATATGGAAAAAAGGATGGAGCTATTATTGAATAAGCTAAGTCTATAG
- a CDS encoding DUF1295 domain-containing protein, with translation MIMESPAVFLPTYFFFRTSGFNDLSLVLFFLIWQLHYFHRAFIYPFKKTGGHKPFPLLLVGLAILFNLMNGYINSYEVYVYNSYEKDWWYQWPFIGGLTLFLIGFYINKQSDAILSTLRQPGETTYSVPFGGGFKWVSNPHYLGELLEWCGWAILTWSAAGWAFVAYTFANLAPRALAHHRWYVATFEKYPAERKILIPFIW, from the coding sequence ATGATAATGGAATCCCCTGCGGTTTTCCTGCCAACTTATTTCTTTTTTCGGACTTCAGGGTTTAATGACCTTTCTTTGGTTTTGTTTTTTTTGATCTGGCAGCTCCATTATTTTCATCGCGCTTTTATTTATCCATTTAAAAAAACCGGAGGGCATAAGCCTTTCCCGTTGCTATTGGTTGGTCTGGCTATCCTATTCAATCTAATGAATGGTTACATCAACAGTTATGAGGTGTATGTCTACAATAGCTACGAAAAAGACTGGTGGTATCAATGGCCCTTTATAGGTGGACTTACGCTTTTTTTAATTGGGTTCTATATTAACAAACAGTCGGATGCGATTTTAAGTACTTTGAGACAGCCAGGCGAGACCACGTATAGCGTGCCTTTTGGAGGAGGTTTCAAATGGGTGTCCAATCCGCATTATTTAGGAGAATTACTAGAGTGGTGTGGTTGGGCGATCTTAACCTGGTCGGCGGCAGGCTGGGCTTTTGTAGCTTATACTTTTGCCAATTTGGCACCAAGGGCCTTGGCTCATCACCGTTGGTATGTGGCAACTTTTGAGAAATATCCAGCAGAAAGAAAAATATTGATTCCCTTTATATGGTAG
- a CDS encoding DUF3500 domain-containing protein produces the protein MKTSMFIASLFLSLALSCSRGTSSDKHETSKVSISSLKGDVPVVAAAKTFLASLSEVEKQTAFFPFSVDERVNWNFVPLKRKGLTLQVMSESQIALAMDMLKSCLSEEGFQKADAIRGLELVLTEIEGRPANNDYRNPGLYYVAVFGEPSATEPWGWRFEGHHLSLNYTFSDKTLAVTPFFMGTNPAEIRSGKDKGKRVLAKEEDMGRALVKLLDQAQLGTALIAPQAFPEIITGNNRKAELERFEGLPYSEMTTSQQQSLIDLIQLYLGNVKQEVARKYWEGVQASGLENLYFAWAGGLDKGEKHYYRIHGPSLIIEYDNTQNDGNHIHTACRDPRNDFGDDLLEQHYKQHKH, from the coding sequence ATGAAAACAAGTATGTTTATTGCTAGCCTGTTTCTATCCTTAGCTTTGAGTTGTTCTCGAGGCACATCATCCGATAAGCATGAAACATCGAAAGTTTCAATAAGTTCTCTTAAAGGAGATGTCCCCGTTGTTGCCGCTGCCAAAACCTTTTTGGCAAGTCTAAGTGAAGTAGAAAAACAAACCGCTTTTTTCCCTTTTTCGGTTGATGAACGGGTGAATTGGAACTTTGTTCCATTAAAAAGGAAGGGGTTGACCTTACAAGTGATGAGTGAGTCACAAATTGCCTTGGCTATGGATATGTTGAAAAGTTGTTTGAGTGAAGAAGGGTTCCAAAAAGCAGATGCGATTAGAGGCTTGGAGCTTGTCTTAACTGAAATAGAAGGCCGACCAGCCAATAATGATTATCGCAATCCCGGACTGTACTATGTTGCTGTTTTTGGTGAACCTTCTGCTACGGAGCCTTGGGGTTGGCGATTTGAGGGGCACCACTTGTCCTTAAATTACACCTTTTCGGATAAGACCCTGGCCGTAACACCCTTTTTCATGGGAACCAATCCAGCTGAAATCAGGAGCGGAAAAGATAAAGGTAAACGTGTGCTTGCCAAAGAAGAGGACATGGGCCGTGCCCTGGTCAAGCTATTGGATCAAGCGCAGCTTGGGACAGCACTAATAGCCCCTCAGGCTTTCCCGGAAATCATAACGGGAAACAATAGAAAAGCGGAATTGGAGCGTTTTGAAGGCCTGCCCTATAGTGAGATGACGACTTCCCAGCAACAATCATTGATTGATCTCATTCAATTATATTTAGGGAATGTTAAGCAAGAGGTTGCGCGTAAATATTGGGAAGGGGTGCAGGCAAGTGGACTAGAAAACCTCTATTTCGCCTGGGCTGGAGGATTGGATAAAGGAGAGAAACATTACTATCGCATACATGGCCCAAGCCTGATTATAGAATACGATAATACGCAAAATGATGGCAACCACATTCATACGGCTTGCCGAGATCCAAGAAATGATTTTGGAGATGATTTACTAGAACAACATTATAAACAACATAAGCATTAG
- a CDS encoding secondary thiamine-phosphate synthase enzyme YjbQ — translation MIEQKEFSLTAQTRGYHLITQEVLRKVGPLPDRGLFHLYIKHTSAAITINENADPSVLIDFESIFNKIVPENMPFLTHTIEGPDDMPAHIKAAMIGSSISIPITNHQLNLGTWQGIYLCEFRNHGGSRKVIATIYS, via the coding sequence ATGATCGAACAAAAAGAATTTTCGCTAACGGCACAAACTCGTGGTTATCATTTGATTACCCAAGAAGTGCTTCGAAAAGTGGGGCCACTCCCCGATCGAGGACTGTTTCATTTGTACATCAAACACACCTCGGCTGCTATCACCATAAATGAGAATGCTGACCCTTCCGTCCTAATTGATTTTGAGAGCATCTTCAATAAAATTGTACCAGAAAATATGCCTTTTCTTACCCATACCATTGAAGGGCCAGATGATATGCCTGCACACATAAAAGCAGCAATGATTGGGTCATCCATTAGCATTCCGATCACTAATCATCAATTAAACTTAGGCACCTGGCAGGGCATTTATCTCTGTGAATTTAGAAATCATGGTGGCTCCAGAAAAGTGATAGCCACTATTTATAGTTAA
- a CDS encoding LysE family transporter, giving the protein MQLIFKGIQAGLVLALLLGPIFFALIQTGIERGIRAGIVLGLGVWVSDFIYIASVYAGLNYITQWTQSERFMLCLGIAGGIILISIGIGTLLSKPPDWGQKMIVSTQASYLSLWVKGFLVNTINPFTVFFWVSMMGATVGDKEYSRQEALFFFGAILFTIIITDFAKVALAKYIRRWMTLNHILWFRRISGSALIVFGFVLLIRSLNL; this is encoded by the coding sequence ATGCAATTAATTTTCAAGGGTATTCAAGCTGGACTTGTCTTAGCATTATTGCTAGGTCCCATTTTTTTTGCTTTGATACAAACCGGCATAGAAAGAGGAATAAGAGCGGGTATCGTGTTAGGTTTAGGGGTTTGGGTCAGTGATTTCATTTATATTGCTTCCGTCTATGCGGGCTTAAATTATATTACCCAATGGACTCAAAGCGAACGCTTTATGCTGTGTCTGGGTATAGCCGGAGGAATTATTCTTATTTCAATAGGCATTGGCACGCTCCTATCCAAACCTCCTGATTGGGGCCAGAAAATGATCGTTTCAACCCAAGCGTCTTATCTCTCCCTTTGGGTAAAAGGTTTCTTGGTCAATACCATCAACCCTTTTACCGTTTTTTTTTGGGTAAGCATGATGGGGGCAACCGTCGGCGACAAGGAGTATAGTCGACAAGAGGCGCTATTCTTTTTCGGTGCTATCTTATTTACTATCATCATTACCGATTTTGCTAAGGTGGCGCTAGCCAAGTATATTCGCCGCTGGATGACACTCAACCATATTCTTTGGTTTAGACGCATCTCAGGAAGTGCCTTAATCGTCTTTGGTTTTGTGCTCCTCATTCGGAGTCTGAACCTTTGA
- a CDS encoding PhoPQ-activated pathogenicity-related family protein has translation MKPSYFRFWLYLFVFSMLTFQGCAPTDQSAAAAEAPDTSPTQTPLEAYINLPDDAFEYELKDSIKGEGYTAFIIRMVSQRWLTTAEVKDPTWWHWLTIVVPDEVISNKGLLFIGGGSRNSKSPDKADEIQVQSAILSKSITANLHNVPNQPLEFVGDDYGPRTEDELIAYGWRKFMEGGAKDEDAIWLARLPMTKAAVRAMDVISEFSYSIGHKVDQFVVAGGSKRGWTTWTTGAVDDRVIAIAPIVIDMLNVVPSFQHHWQVYGFWAPAVGNYVEEGIMDWQGSKEYDRLISITEPYSYLDKLDMPKLLLNATGDQFFIPDSWQFYWNDLKGEKHVRYVPNTDHSMRESDVLESLISFYQSIVLDAPRPDFDWQVENGTIHIHTPEGKAPASIKLWKANNPDSRDFRLETIGKAWEAEEIAINPEGNYQIKIEEPKGGYSAFFAELTYPGVAGVPLKLTTGVVVTPDTYPNKPFVAEVPKGTPKKEGVGD, from the coding sequence ATGAAACCCTCTTATTTCCGCTTTTGGCTCTACCTTTTCGTTTTTTCTATGCTGACTTTCCAAGGCTGTGCACCAACCGACCAATCTGCTGCAGCCGCAGAAGCGCCAGACACCAGTCCCACCCAAACCCCATTAGAAGCTTACATTAATCTTCCGGATGATGCTTTTGAGTACGAACTAAAGGATAGCATAAAAGGAGAAGGTTATACCGCATTCATCATTCGCATGGTTTCTCAACGATGGTTGACCACAGCGGAAGTAAAGGATCCTACCTGGTGGCATTGGCTAACTATCGTTGTGCCGGATGAAGTCATTTCAAACAAAGGATTACTTTTTATTGGTGGAGGGTCTCGCAATTCAAAAAGCCCCGATAAGGCAGACGAAATTCAGGTGCAATCTGCGATTTTATCCAAATCGATCACCGCAAATTTACATAATGTCCCTAATCAACCCCTGGAATTTGTAGGAGATGATTATGGTCCACGAACAGAAGACGAATTGATTGCCTATGGTTGGCGAAAATTTATGGAAGGGGGGGCAAAAGATGAAGACGCCATTTGGCTTGCCCGCCTACCGATGACTAAAGCTGCCGTACGGGCTATGGATGTCATCTCCGAATTTAGCTACAGCATTGGTCATAAGGTAGATCAATTTGTGGTGGCTGGCGGTTCCAAACGGGGCTGGACGACCTGGACAACGGGCGCTGTGGATGATCGGGTAATAGCGATAGCACCTATTGTCATTGATATGTTGAATGTTGTTCCTTCTTTTCAGCACCATTGGCAAGTATATGGTTTTTGGGCGCCAGCCGTTGGTAATTATGTGGAAGAAGGCATCATGGATTGGCAAGGATCTAAAGAATACGATCGCTTGATTAGCATAACAGAACCTTATTCCTATCTCGATAAGCTGGATATGCCCAAATTATTGCTCAATGCAACCGGAGACCAGTTTTTCATACCTGATTCCTGGCAATTTTATTGGAATGATCTTAAAGGAGAAAAGCATGTCCGATATGTTCCTAACACCGATCACTCTATGCGAGAATCGGATGTATTGGAAAGCCTTATTTCTTTTTATCAATCCATTGTATTGGATGCGCCAAGGCCAGACTTTGATTGGCAGGTAGAAAATGGTACCATTCATATCCATACCCCAGAAGGAAAGGCCCCTGCCAGCATCAAACTATGGAAAGCCAATAATCCAGATAGCCGGGATTTCCGATTAGAAACCATAGGAAAAGCTTGGGAAGCAGAAGAAATCGCCATTAACCCTGAAGGCAATTACCAAATAAAAATAGAGGAGCCGAAAGGAGGGTACAGTGCATTTTTTGCTGAGCTTACTTATCCTGGTGTAGCTGGCGTCCCACTCAAATTGACGACAGGTGTGGTGGTTACCCCAGATACTTATCCCAATAAGCCTTTCGTCGCTGAGGTACCCAAGGGGACTCCGAAGAAAGAGGGAGTAGGGGATTAG
- a CDS encoding LytTR family DNA-binding domain-containing protein, translating into MQERIKCLIVEDEPLAAEVLSDYVNEVPHLELLGICEDAIYTSSFLKERQVDLLFLDLHLPKLKGLDFLKTLVKPPKVILTTAYHQYALQGYEHNVVDYLLKPVAFERFLMAVQKVDFKDKVEDKNDSSDRGGMRFKFFRVNKRNVKVFLDDILYVESLKEYVSIHTRKERLVTKFQIGVLEAELKDLNLIRIHRSFLVAKDKIEAYSAAEVEVNGQQLPIGRTYREEVLAALSHYT; encoded by the coding sequence ATGCAGGAACGGATCAAATGCTTAATCGTAGAAGATGAACCCTTGGCTGCTGAAGTGCTAAGCGATTATGTCAATGAGGTACCCCATCTTGAATTGCTTGGTATTTGTGAAGATGCCATTTATACAAGCAGCTTCTTAAAGGAACGGCAGGTCGATCTTCTTTTTTTGGATCTCCATTTGCCTAAATTAAAAGGCCTGGATTTTCTGAAAACCTTGGTCAAACCACCCAAGGTGATCCTGACGACGGCTTACCACCAGTATGCCTTGCAAGGGTATGAGCACAATGTGGTCGATTATTTGTTAAAACCGGTGGCTTTTGAACGTTTCCTAATGGCCGTACAAAAGGTAGATTTTAAGGACAAAGTTGAAGATAAAAATGATTCGTCAGATCGGGGAGGTATGCGATTTAAATTCTTCAGGGTAAATAAAAGGAACGTAAAGGTCTTCCTAGATGATATCCTATATGTAGAAAGTCTCAAAGAATATGTTAGCATCCATACAAGGAAAGAACGTTTAGTTACAAAATTTCAGATTGGCGTGTTAGAGGCCGAACTAAAGGATCTCAACCTGATAAGAATACATCGTTCCTTTTTGGTGGCCAAAGATAAAATCGAGGCGTATTCTGCAGCTGAAGTGGAGGTAAACGGCCAGCAATTGCCGATAGGCAGGACCTATCGCGAGGAGGTGCTAGCGGCACTGTCTCATTACACCTGA